A window from Synechococcus sp. RSCCF101 encodes these proteins:
- a CDS encoding GIY-YIG nuclease family protein, with the protein MKGTVYVIRHRDSGMVKIGSAGLWLLRAKALKVGLSTDQLAAVTVGDMLELEAELHERYQDQQLPGSDYFQLSPEQTDEAVAIVRALGHELPPFSPPDQTPTTEPSLPPPDKADRETKNEPTSTAMARLIREDLPRLVARNPWISHWSTPPLEPDSDGRPTCAGCCFLMWDTPDRRGGAAWIRANGPGGEPLVDMRCRHLQPAVEELRDEGLSLTASKLIELLDDMDRTQARPEAVTRRDRDIRADGHW; encoded by the coding sequence ATGAAAGGCACCGTCTACGTGATTCGTCACCGCGACTCCGGCATGGTCAAGATCGGCTCCGCTGGGCTGTGGCTCCTTCGTGCCAAGGCTCTCAAGGTGGGTCTCAGCACGGATCAGCTGGCGGCGGTGACGGTCGGGGACATGCTGGAGCTCGAGGCTGAGCTGCACGAGCGCTACCAGGATCAGCAGCTTCCCGGCAGCGATTACTTCCAGCTCAGCCCTGAGCAGACGGATGAGGCGGTCGCCATCGTGCGCGCCCTCGGCCATGAACTGCCGCCCTTCTCTCCCCCGGACCAGACCCCCACGACTGAGCCATCACTGCCCCCACCTGACAAGGCAGACCGAGAGACGAAGAACGAACCGACCAGCACAGCCATGGCCAGACTGATCCGTGAGGATCTCCCAAGGCTGGTGGCCAGAAACCCCTGGATCAGTCATTGGTCAACACCACCGCTTGAACCGGATTCCGATGGACGCCCAACGTGCGCAGGCTGTTGCTTCCTGATGTGGGACACCCCGGATCGCCGCGGCGGAGCGGCATGGATCCGGGCGAATGGACCTGGAGGGGAGCCTCTGGTCGACATGCGCTGCCGCCATCTGCAGCCGGCTGTGGAAGAGCTGCGTGATGAGGGCCTCTCGCTGACGGCCAGCAAGCTCATTGAGCTGCTGGATGATATGGACAGGACTCAGGCACGCCCGGAGGCAGTGACGCGTCGCGATCGTGACATCAGAGCCGATGGGCACTGGTAG
- a CDS encoding aminotransferase class I/II-fold pyridoxal phosphate-dependent enzyme, translating into MEPPAAAARLGRVLDPVIPRLGHLLAAHPEALSLGQGMVSWGPPAGVRTALTEACLQPGACDRYGPMAGDPEVLEGLRALLRGRHGLDLDGSGVLATAGSNMAFNAIAQVICDPGDEVILPKPYYFNHVMAVQLAGGQPRAIDAGLILDPERLAAAITPRTRAIVTISPGNPSGAVQPAARLEAINRLCAAHGLFHIHDEAYAAFCHGATPHWSPGSLAGSGRHTVTLGSFSKSHGLAGWRLGYLAAPEQLLPALAKVQDTILICPSRPLQRAALAAAQVPQAWVAQQVQTLEPKRRHLRELIGRADTPWQLLCDCDGAFYGLIGLRDPSARLAGEDPDWLMTTLVQSFGVGVVSGASFGIASSSFRVSYGILTMREFTEAMERLMGGLRVLSDHVTRD; encoded by the coding sequence ATGGAACCACCTGCCGCCGCTGCGCGTCTGGGCCGGGTGCTCGATCCGGTGATCCCCCGCCTGGGCCATCTGCTGGCGGCGCACCCCGAGGCGCTCTCTCTGGGTCAGGGGATGGTGTCGTGGGGCCCGCCGGCGGGGGTGCGCACGGCCCTGACGGAGGCGTGTCTGCAGCCCGGCGCCTGCGATCGCTACGGCCCGATGGCCGGGGATCCCGAGGTGCTGGAGGGCCTGAGGGCTCTGCTGCGCGGCCGGCACGGCCTCGATCTCGATGGCAGCGGCGTGCTGGCCACCGCCGGCAGCAACATGGCCTTCAACGCCATCGCCCAGGTGATCTGCGATCCCGGCGATGAGGTGATCCTGCCGAAGCCTTACTACTTCAATCACGTGATGGCGGTGCAGCTGGCCGGGGGCCAGCCGCGGGCCATCGATGCGGGTCTGATTCTCGACCCCGAGCGGCTGGCGGCCGCGATCACGCCGCGCACCCGGGCGATTGTGACCATCTCGCCCGGCAATCCCAGCGGGGCCGTGCAACCGGCCGCGCGGCTGGAGGCCATCAACCGCCTCTGCGCGGCCCACGGGCTGTTTCACATTCACGACGAGGCCTATGCCGCCTTCTGCCATGGCGCCACACCGCACTGGAGCCCCGGCTCGCTGGCGGGCAGCGGTCGGCACACCGTCACGCTCGGCTCGTTCTCGAAGAGCCACGGCCTGGCGGGCTGGCGGCTGGGCTATCTGGCCGCTCCCGAGCAGCTCCTGCCGGCGCTGGCCAAGGTGCAGGACACGATCCTCATCTGCCCCAGCCGGCCGCTGCAGCGCGCAGCCCTCGCCGCAGCGCAGGTGCCCCAGGCCTGGGTGGCGCAGCAGGTGCAGACGCTCGAACCGAAGCGACGCCACCTGCGCGAGCTGATCGGGCGAGCGGACACCCCCTGGCAGTTGCTGTGTGACTGTGACGGAGCCTTCTACGGCCTGATCGGTCTGCGCGATCCGTCCGCCCGGCTCGCGGGTGAGGATCCGGACTGGTTGATGACAACCCTGGTTCAATCCTTCGGCGTGGGAGTGGTGAGCGGCGCCAGCTTCGGCATCGCTTCCAGCAGCTTTCGCGTCAGCTACGGAATTCTGACGATGCGCGAGTTCACCGAGGCGATGGAGCGGTTGATGGGCGGACTTCGTGTTCTCTCAGATCATGTGACGCGCGACTGA
- a CDS encoding response regulator transcription factor, which produces MDLTNYIPRVPRLLDDVDDILGASTIVMCFGHLKWLGGFMCIPPITKRLTGAATTEDEGFIRVEQSRPDLLISSQFLEAGSGLSLLKQAKATNRRIKTILVVENDDILTAEEALRLGCDGICRMTDNLTYAIRVVMGGGVYYSGKVKGTTWSESDEEHIGAINGLDEIELEALRGMMLGLPKATVAARLGISFDALTTTEAQVLAKLGATTQTQALRKAMQAGILTMASAITGRMKDEDGYSIAARTNGSRGLA; this is translated from the coding sequence ATGGATCTTACCAACTACATCCCAAGGGTTCCGCGACTCCTGGACGATGTTGACGACATCCTGGGAGCATCAACCATCGTGATGTGCTTTGGTCACCTCAAGTGGCTTGGCGGGTTCATGTGCATTCCCCCGATCACCAAGCGACTGACCGGAGCCGCCACAACCGAAGACGAGGGCTTCATCAGGGTTGAGCAGTCGCGTCCCGACCTCCTGATCTCCAGTCAGTTTCTGGAAGCAGGCTCGGGACTCTCTCTGCTGAAACAAGCGAAGGCGACCAACCGACGGATCAAGACGATCCTGGTCGTGGAGAATGACGACATCTTGACAGCCGAAGAGGCTCTCAGGCTTGGCTGCGACGGCATTTGTCGCATGACAGACAACCTGACGTATGCCATTCGCGTCGTCATGGGCGGAGGCGTCTATTACTCCGGCAAAGTGAAAGGGACCACATGGTCCGAGAGCGACGAGGAACACATCGGCGCCATCAACGGCCTGGACGAGATTGAGCTTGAAGCACTCAGAGGGATGATGCTGGGTCTGCCGAAGGCGACTGTGGCCGCCAGGCTGGGGATCTCATTCGACGCTCTGACAACAACCGAGGCACAAGTGCTGGCCAAACTCGGGGCCACGACTCAGACCCAGGCTCTCCGCAAAGCCATGCAGGCTGGAATTCTGACCATGGCCTCCGCGATCACCGGCCGCATGAAGGATGAGGATGGCTACTCCATCGCCGCACGGACGAATGGGTCGAGGGGTCTGGCTTGA
- a CDS encoding class I SAM-dependent methyltransferase, with product MSKTASDPEAMDPTALLVDLYRGQERLGPGGVEESRLALELSGILRATAQPLQVADIGCGTGASTLLLARLLNAQITAVDLMPPFLRELEQRAEARGLRERITTLCGSMDALEIEAGTLDLIWSEGALYSVGFSRAVAALRPCLRPGGVLVASELSWTTARRPPEIQEHWEREYPEVACTSSKLAVLEQNAFQPIATFLLPARCWLENYYRPLQAGFAAFLERHDHSEAARDIVAETEEEIRLYETYGDVFGYVMYIARAVEPTL from the coding sequence ATGAGCAAGACCGCATCCGATCCGGAAGCCATGGACCCGACGGCGCTGCTGGTGGATCTGTACCGGGGTCAGGAGCGTCTCGGCCCCGGTGGGGTGGAGGAGAGCCGCCTGGCCCTGGAGCTCTCCGGCATCCTCCGCGCCACGGCCCAGCCGCTTCAGGTGGCCGACATCGGCTGCGGCACCGGCGCATCCACTCTGCTGCTGGCGCGCCTGCTCAATGCACAGATCACCGCCGTGGACCTGATGCCACCGTTCCTGCGGGAACTGGAGCAGCGGGCCGAGGCCCGGGGGCTGCGCGAGCGCATCACCACGCTGTGCGGTTCGATGGATGCTCTGGAAATCGAAGCCGGCACGCTGGATCTGATCTGGTCGGAGGGCGCCCTCTACAGCGTCGGTTTTTCCAGAGCCGTGGCCGCCCTCCGGCCCTGCCTCAGGCCCGGCGGAGTGCTGGTCGCCTCCGAGCTGAGCTGGACCACGGCCAGGCGCCCGCCGGAGATCCAGGAGCACTGGGAGCGGGAGTACCCGGAGGTGGCCTGCACCTCCAGCAAGCTGGCGGTGCTCGAGCAGAACGCCTTTCAACCGATCGCCACGTTTCTGCTGCCGGCGCGGTGCTGGCTGGAGAACTACTACCGCCCCCTGCAGGCCGGCTTCGCCGCTTTCCTGGAGCGCCACGATCACAGCGAAGCAGCCCGGGACATCGTGGCCGAAACGGAGGAGGAGATCCGGCTGTATGAAACCTACGGCGATGTGTTCGGCTACGTCATGTACATCGCCCGGGCGGTGGAGCCCACGCTCTGA
- a CDS encoding aldo/keto reductase, whose protein sequence is MLSIGSAAVQRIGYGAMGLEGYYGPSDRDTALETLIGEAIRQSGRDACVATKLGIVFEPDQSGSQLDTGWGFPLTINGSTAYVSRAIDNSLQRLRLEAIDLLYAHDPDPGTPLEETVAAMGAAVAAGKVKAIGLSNVTAEQVLQAHAVHPIAAVQYEYSLFRREAEQSLLPAIRSISALMVCWSPLGAGVLTGQLPELTSEDFRRFNPKLQDENLSANRERLEGIQALARRLAITPAQLALAWLLAQGDTILPIPGTRHASRIDENLAALTVQLSEADLRELDALAPVGAFRGATLV, encoded by the coding sequence ATGCTTTCGATCGGTTCCGCTGCGGTGCAACGGATCGGCTACGGCGCCATGGGCCTGGAGGGCTACTACGGTCCCTCGGACAGGGACACAGCCCTGGAGACCCTGATCGGTGAGGCCATCCGGCAGAGCGGGCGCGACGCCTGCGTGGCCACCAAGCTGGGCATCGTGTTCGAGCCGGATCAGAGCGGCAGCCAGCTGGACACGGGCTGGGGCTTCCCGCTCACCATCAATGGCAGCACCGCCTACGTGAGCAGGGCGATCGACAACAGCCTGCAGCGGCTGCGCCTGGAGGCCATCGATCTGCTCTACGCCCACGATCCGGACCCCGGCACACCGCTCGAGGAAACGGTGGCCGCGATGGGGGCAGCGGTGGCCGCCGGCAAGGTCAAGGCGATCGGCCTCTCCAACGTCACCGCCGAGCAGGTGCTGCAGGCCCATGCCGTGCACCCGATCGCAGCGGTTCAGTACGAGTACTCCCTGTTCCGCCGCGAAGCGGAGCAGAGCCTGCTGCCGGCCATCCGCAGCATCAGTGCCCTGATGGTGTGCTGGTCTCCCCTGGGAGCCGGCGTCCTCACAGGGCAGCTGCCCGAACTGACGTCAGAGGACTTCCGCCGCTTCAACCCGAAACTGCAGGACGAGAACCTGTCGGCGAATCGGGAGCGGCTGGAGGGGATCCAGGCGTTGGCCCGCAGGCTGGCGATCACTCCCGCCCAGCTGGCCCTGGCCTGGCTGCTGGCTCAGGGCGACACGATCCTGCCGATCCCGGGAACCCGGCACGCCTCCCGGATCGACGAGAACCTGGCTGCTCTCACCGTGCAGCTCTCCGAGGCTGATCTGAGGGAACTGGATGCACTCGCGCCGGTCGGCGCCTTCCGGGGGGCCACGCTGGTATGA
- a CDS encoding DUF1643 domain-containing protein: MSERDPPPLFALCSEADNGAVRVLLGTGGDAALIVLGLNPSTADQHRSDPTVRRVAAVATGNGFNGFVLANLYPLRATDPRDLPQQADPRLLAHNQHCIDALVRANRERVIWAAWGEGIALRRYLADSLAALACRLRPLSCRWIHHGPITRHGHPRHPARLAYRWAFSPFNVQSYVEHLGRNRSAGGPGDTP, translated from the coding sequence GTGTCTGAACGTGACCCGCCTCCCCTGTTTGCCCTCTGCAGCGAGGCAGACAACGGAGCGGTCCGCGTTCTGCTGGGAACGGGTGGTGACGCCGCGCTGATCGTGCTGGGCCTGAACCCCAGCACGGCCGATCAGCACCGCAGCGATCCCACGGTGCGGAGAGTGGCGGCCGTGGCGACCGGCAACGGCTTCAACGGCTTCGTTCTCGCCAACCTTTACCCGCTCCGGGCCACCGATCCCCGGGATCTGCCGCAGCAGGCGGATCCGCGCCTGCTCGCGCACAACCAGCACTGCATCGACGCGCTCGTGCGCGCGAACCGGGAGCGGGTGATCTGGGCGGCCTGGGGAGAAGGGATCGCATTGCGCCGCTATCTGGCCGACTCCCTCGCAGCACTCGCCTGCCGGCTCAGGCCTTTGAGCTGCCGCTGGATCCACCATGGCCCGATCACGCGCCACGGCCACCCCAGACACCCGGCCCGCCTGGCCTACCGCTGGGCCTTCTCCCCGTTCAACGTCCAGAGCTACGTGGAGCATCTCGGCCGCAATCGATCCGCCGGCGGCCCCGGTGACACCCCTTAG
- a CDS encoding alpha/beta family hydrolase has translation MTASRLVDGPEQAPATLLLAHGAGAPMDSPFMAGMAEGLAGLGWRVVRFEFPYMTRQRLSGRRAAPDRMPKLMEAFRQQVALEQGGAPLIIGGKSMGGRVASLLADELAVGAGVLGCCCLGYPFHPIGKPQQTRLEHLQPLRTPTLIVQGERDGMGRRSEVEAYGLSDRVTLHWITDGDHSFKPSRRSGLSEAGNRAEAVSAVDRFGHSLLKAPC, from the coding sequence TTGACGGCCTCCCGTCTGGTGGATGGCCCCGAGCAGGCCCCCGCCACTCTCCTGCTGGCGCATGGCGCCGGCGCTCCGATGGACAGCCCCTTCATGGCGGGCATGGCCGAGGGCCTGGCGGGCCTCGGCTGGAGGGTGGTGCGCTTCGAGTTCCCCTACATGACGCGGCAGCGGCTCAGCGGCCGGCGGGCGGCACCGGATCGCATGCCGAAGCTGATGGAGGCCTTCCGCCAGCAGGTCGCACTGGAGCAGGGGGGCGCGCCGCTGATCATCGGCGGCAAGTCGATGGGCGGGCGGGTCGCCAGCCTGCTGGCCGATGAGCTGGCGGTCGGCGCCGGGGTGCTCGGCTGCTGCTGTCTGGGCTACCCGTTTCACCCGATCGGCAAGCCCCAGCAGACCCGCCTGGAGCATCTGCAGCCGCTGCGCACCCCCACCCTGATCGTGCAGGGCGAGCGTGACGGCATGGGCCGGCGCTCGGAGGTGGAGGCCTACGGACTCAGCGATCGGGTCACGCTGCACTGGATCACGGATGGCGATCACAGCTTCAAGCCCAGCCGGCGCTCCGGCCTCAGCGAAGCGGGCAACCGGGCCGAGGCGGTGAGCGCTGTCGATCGCTTTGGCCACTCCCTTCTCAAGGCCCCCTGCTGA